A genomic region of Spea bombifrons isolate aSpeBom1 chromosome 9, aSpeBom1.2.pri, whole genome shotgun sequence contains the following coding sequences:
- the LOC128505028 gene encoding cholesterol 24-hydroxylase-like isoform X2 produces MPPTIVPLMGNGLVTDQDNEHWRKQRNMIDPAFRRNYLVGLMEPFNEKAEALMKKLSEKIRSNRKVKMHDMMSRLALDVIAKVAFGLEMDCVNDDQTPFPQAILLVMKGLTESLNPWAKYLPGKQAFIRDVQKSARLIRQTGKECIERRQRAIQKGEDVPEDILTRILNAADLEEDCNPEILVDNFVTFFIGGQETTANHLAFSVMELARNPEILQKAQAEVDNVIGSKRNIEYEDLANLQYLSQVLKEALRLYPTAPATSRAVRGELVIGGVRIPPNVTVMLNSYVMGRMEQFYQDPLTFNPDRFSPDSAKPYFTYFPFSLGPRSCIGQTFAQMESKVVMAKLLQRFDFQLAGEQSFKLIDTGTLRPMDGVICTLEPRTSQRGTGNY; encoded by the exons ATGCCGCCTACAATCGTGCC gTTGATGGGTAATGGTTTAGTAACGGATCAAGACAATGAACATTGGAGAAAGCAGAGAAATATGATAGATCCTGCATTTAGAAGAAA TTACTTGGTTGGACTAATGGAACCTTTTAATGAAAAAGCAGAGgcgctaatgaaaaaactgtcAGAAAAAATACGTTCAAACCGTAAAGTTAAGATGCACGATATGATGAGCAGATTGGCACTGGATGTTATTGCCAAG GTGGCATTTGGACTGGAGATGGACTGTGTGAATGATGACCAGACACCTTTCCCACAAGCCATACTGCTAGTTATGAAAGGCCTGACCGAATCACTAAATCCTTGGGCAAAG TATCTGCCAGGGAAGCAGGCTTTTATTCGAGACGTCCAGAAAAGTGCTAGACTTATCCGGCAAACCGGCAAAGAGTGCATCGAGAGAAGACAGAGAGCCATACAGAAAGGAGAAGATGTTCCTGAGGATATACTGACCCGAATACTCAACGCTGCAG ATCTGGAGGAAGACTGTAACCCAGAGATTTTAGTTGATAACTTTGTCACGTTTTTCATTGgtg gGCAAGAAACAACTGCCAATCACTTAGCGTTTTCAGTGATGGAACTGGCACGAAACCCAGAGATATTGCAAAA GGCCCAGGCCGAAGTAGACAACGTTATTGGCTCAAAAAGAAATATTGAGTATGAAGACCTTGCAAACCTGCAATACCTGTCCCAG GTGTTGAAGGAGGCATTGAGGTTATACCCCACAGCTCCTGCGACATCACGGGCGGTGAGAGGGGAGCTAGTCATTGGAGGAGTCAGAATCCCCCCAAATGTTACTGTGATG CTTAACTCTTACGTAATGGGAAGGATGGAGCAGTTTTACCAGGACCCTCTCACCTTTAACCCGGACAGATTCAGTCCAGATTCAGCCAA GCCGTACTTCACATATTTTCCGTTTTCGCTGGGTCCCCGGTCATGCATCGGACAGACGTTTGCACAG atGGAATCTAAAGTGGTGATGGCCAAACTACTGCAGAGATTTGATTTCCAGCTAGCGGGAGAACAGAGCTTTAAGCTGATTGACACCGGGACCCTTCGCCCTATGGATGGGGTGATCTGCACACTGGAACCCCGAACAAGCCAGAGAGGGACAGGGAATTACTAG
- the ARF6 gene encoding ADP-ribosylation factor 6: MGKVLSKIFGNKEMRILMLGLDAAGKTTILYKLKLGQSVTTIPTVGFNVETVTYKNVKFNVWDVGGQDKIRPLWRHYYTGTQGLIFVVDCADRDRIDEARQELHRIINDREMRDAIILIFANKQDLPDAMKPHEIQEKLGLTRIRDRNWYVQPSCATTGDGLYEGLTWLTSNYKS; the protein is encoded by the coding sequence ATGGGCAAGGTTCTTTCCAAGATCTTTGGCAACAAGGAGATGAGGATCCTGATGTTAGGGCTGGATGCTGCTGGTAAGACCACCATCCTATACAAGCTGAAACTTGGCCAGTCTGTCACCACCATCCCCACAGTTGGCTTTAATGTGGAAACAGTGACTTACAAAAACGTCAAGTTTAACGTCTGGGATGTGGGGGGCCAGGACAAGATTCGACCTTTGTGGCGGCACTACTACACCGGCACCCAAGGCCTCATATTTGTGGTGGACTGCGCCGACAGAGACCGCATCGATGAGGCCAGGCAAGAGCTTCATCGCATCATCAACGACAGGGAGATGAGGGACGCCATCATTCTAATATTTGCCAATAAACAAGATCTGCCTGATGCCATGAAACCCCATGAAATCCAAGAGAAACTGGGTCTAACCCGCATCCGGGATAGAAATTGGTACGTGCAGCCCTCGTGTGCCACCACAGGGGACGGTCTCTATGAAGGACTCACATGGCTAACATCCAACTACAAATCTTAA
- the LOC128505028 gene encoding cholesterol 24-hydroxylase-like isoform X1, with amino-acid sequence MWGLLSCALLLLFSLALMGFFVYCGYIQYIHMKYDHIPGPPRDSFLLGHMPSILKVIKNNDLIHNLFLEWAKIYGPVVRYNTLHHVTILLTTPEGVKEVLLSPKYSKDAAYNRAVSVFGVRLMGNGLVTDQDNEHWRKQRNMIDPAFRRNYLVGLMEPFNEKAEALMKKLSEKIRSNRKVKMHDMMSRLALDVIAKVAFGLEMDCVNDDQTPFPQAILLVMKGLTESLNPWAKYLPGKQAFIRDVQKSARLIRQTGKECIERRQRAIQKGEDVPEDILTRILNAADLEEDCNPEILVDNFVTFFIGGQETTANHLAFSVMELARNPEILQKAQAEVDNVIGSKRNIEYEDLANLQYLSQVLKEALRLYPTAPATSRAVRGELVIGGVRIPPNVTVMLNSYVMGRMEQFYQDPLTFNPDRFSPDSAKPYFTYFPFSLGPRSCIGQTFAQMESKVVMAKLLQRFDFQLAGEQSFKLIDTGTLRPMDGVICTLEPRTSQRGTGNY; translated from the exons ATGTGGGGGCTTCTCTCTTGTGCCCTACTGCTTCTCTTCAGCTTGGCTTTGATGGGCTTCTTCGTTTATTGCGGATACATCCAGTACATTCACATGAAATATGACCATATCCCGGGACCTCCCAGAGACAG cTTTTTGCTTGGACACATGCCCTCAATCCTTAAAGTGATAAAGAACAACGATCTCATACATAATCTATTTCTGGAGTG GGCAAAAATATATGGTCCAGTAGTACGTTATAACACTTTACACCATGTGACCATACTACTCACTACTCCAGAAGGAGTCAAG GAGGTTCTTCTGTCACCAAAGTACAGCAAGGATGCCGCCTACAATCGTGCCGTAAGTGTGTTTGGTGTAAG gTTGATGGGTAATGGTTTAGTAACGGATCAAGACAATGAACATTGGAGAAAGCAGAGAAATATGATAGATCCTGCATTTAGAAGAAA TTACTTGGTTGGACTAATGGAACCTTTTAATGAAAAAGCAGAGgcgctaatgaaaaaactgtcAGAAAAAATACGTTCAAACCGTAAAGTTAAGATGCACGATATGATGAGCAGATTGGCACTGGATGTTATTGCCAAG GTGGCATTTGGACTGGAGATGGACTGTGTGAATGATGACCAGACACCTTTCCCACAAGCCATACTGCTAGTTATGAAAGGCCTGACCGAATCACTAAATCCTTGGGCAAAG TATCTGCCAGGGAAGCAGGCTTTTATTCGAGACGTCCAGAAAAGTGCTAGACTTATCCGGCAAACCGGCAAAGAGTGCATCGAGAGAAGACAGAGAGCCATACAGAAAGGAGAAGATGTTCCTGAGGATATACTGACCCGAATACTCAACGCTGCAG ATCTGGAGGAAGACTGTAACCCAGAGATTTTAGTTGATAACTTTGTCACGTTTTTCATTGgtg gGCAAGAAACAACTGCCAATCACTTAGCGTTTTCAGTGATGGAACTGGCACGAAACCCAGAGATATTGCAAAA GGCCCAGGCCGAAGTAGACAACGTTATTGGCTCAAAAAGAAATATTGAGTATGAAGACCTTGCAAACCTGCAATACCTGTCCCAG GTGTTGAAGGAGGCATTGAGGTTATACCCCACAGCTCCTGCGACATCACGGGCGGTGAGAGGGGAGCTAGTCATTGGAGGAGTCAGAATCCCCCCAAATGTTACTGTGATG CTTAACTCTTACGTAATGGGAAGGATGGAGCAGTTTTACCAGGACCCTCTCACCTTTAACCCGGACAGATTCAGTCCAGATTCAGCCAA GCCGTACTTCACATATTTTCCGTTTTCGCTGGGTCCCCGGTCATGCATCGGACAGACGTTTGCACAG atGGAATCTAAAGTGGTGATGGCCAAACTACTGCAGAGATTTGATTTCCAGCTAGCGGGAGAACAGAGCTTTAAGCTGATTGACACCGGGACCCTTCGCCCTATGGATGGGGTGATCTGCACACTGGAACCCCGAACAAGCCAGAGAGGGACAGGGAATTACTAG